A DNA window from Ornithinimicrobium humiphilum contains the following coding sequences:
- a CDS encoding ATP-dependent DNA helicase UvrD2: protein MSAVPGPADPDAVLEGLDPEQREVAAHPSGPMVVLAGAGTGKTRAITHRIAYGVASGAYHPSRVLAVTFTARAAGEMRTRLRGLGVPMVQARTFHAAALRQLQFFWPQAVGGPPPEVLSQKIPAVVEAAGRLRLRLDRAGLRDVAAEIEWSKVSLLTAETYPAAARRQGRQVAGLDATAMARLLEVYGEVCSERHVIDFEDVLLLTVGLLDEHPRIAAQIHEQYRHFVVDEYQDVNPLQQHLLDLWVGERSDVCVVGDPAQSIYSFTGASADHLLSFSARHPAARTVRLVRNYRSTPQVIHLANLVLAGGRRPDGPTARAMAPTVQLVAQREDGPAPTLTSYPDDEAEAQGVAATVRRLLDTGVPASEIAVLFRTNGQSEAVETALARADVPYLVRGGERFFSRAEVRAGVLLLRGAVRSDDGSSPLGEVVRAVLTGAGWSPTPPEGAGATRERWESLQALVRLADDLAGTAPGARVGDLVAELDRRAAEQHAPTVEGITLASLHAAKGLEWDVVLLVGCSEGLLPITLADTPERVEEERRLLYVGITRARKELHLSWAAARAPGGRSSRSVSRFLAPAATVLGEAAAAPGRPRRSRSGRRGTPAPRTCRSCGTLLDTAAERKVGRCSACPPTYDEAVFEALRAWRKQVAAEAGVPAFVVFTDATLTAIAESVPADRSALQQISGVGARKLELYGDGVLEVLRRESAQGS from the coding sequence GCACCGGCAAGACCAGGGCGATCACCCACCGCATCGCCTACGGCGTGGCGAGCGGCGCCTACCACCCGTCCCGGGTGCTGGCCGTGACCTTCACCGCCCGGGCCGCCGGCGAGATGCGCACCCGGCTGCGCGGCCTCGGGGTCCCCATGGTGCAGGCCCGCACCTTCCACGCTGCGGCGCTGCGGCAGCTGCAGTTCTTCTGGCCCCAGGCCGTCGGCGGCCCTCCCCCGGAGGTGCTCTCCCAGAAGATCCCCGCGGTGGTCGAGGCGGCCGGACGCCTCCGGCTGCGGCTCGACCGGGCGGGGCTGCGCGACGTCGCCGCCGAGATCGAGTGGTCCAAGGTGAGCCTGCTGACGGCCGAGACCTATCCGGCGGCCGCGCGCCGCCAGGGCCGGCAGGTCGCCGGTCTCGACGCGACGGCCATGGCCAGGCTGCTGGAGGTCTACGGCGAGGTGTGCTCCGAGCGCCACGTCATCGACTTCGAGGACGTGCTGCTCCTCACGGTGGGGCTGCTGGACGAGCACCCCCGCATCGCGGCCCAGATCCACGAGCAGTACCGCCACTTCGTCGTCGACGAGTACCAGGACGTCAACCCGCTCCAGCAGCACCTGCTGGACCTGTGGGTCGGGGAGCGTTCGGACGTCTGCGTCGTGGGCGACCCCGCCCAGTCGATCTACTCCTTCACCGGCGCCTCCGCCGACCACCTGCTCTCCTTCTCGGCGCGGCACCCGGCCGCCCGCACGGTGCGGCTCGTCCGCAACTACCGCAGCACGCCCCAGGTCATCCACCTCGCCAACCTCGTGCTCGCCGGCGGCCGGCGCCCCGACGGCCCGACGGCCCGCGCGATGGCGCCGACCGTGCAGCTCGTCGCCCAGCGGGAGGACGGACCCGCGCCGACCCTCACCTCCTACCCCGACGACGAGGCCGAGGCCCAGGGCGTGGCGGCCACCGTCCGACGCCTGCTCGACACCGGGGTCCCGGCGAGCGAGATCGCCGTCCTGTTCCGCACCAACGGGCAGTCGGAGGCCGTCGAGACCGCGCTCGCCCGGGCCGACGTCCCCTACCTGGTCCGCGGGGGAGAGCGCTTCTTCTCCCGCGCCGAGGTCCGGGCCGGCGTGCTGCTGCTGCGGGGCGCGGTCCGGTCCGACGACGGCAGCAGCCCGCTGGGCGAGGTCGTGCGGGCCGTCCTCACCGGGGCCGGGTGGTCCCCGACGCCACCCGAGGGAGCCGGGGCGACCCGGGAGCGCTGGGAGAGCCTGCAGGCGCTCGTCCGCCTCGCCGACGACCTCGCGGGGACGGCGCCCGGGGCGCGGGTCGGTGACCTCGTCGCCGAGCTCGACCGCCGCGCGGCCGAGCAGCACGCCCCGACGGTCGAGGGCATCACGCTCGCCAGCCTCCACGCCGCCAAGGGCCTGGAGTGGGACGTCGTCCTCCTCGTGGGGTGCAGCGAGGGCCTGCTCCCCATCACCCTGGCCGACACTCCGGAACGCGTCGAGGAGGAGCGCCGACTTCTCTACGTCGGCATCACCCGGGCCCGCAAGGAGCTCCACCTGAGCTGGGCGGCGGCACGCGCCCCGGGCGGCCGCTCCTCCAGGTCCGTCTCGCGCTTCCTCGCCCCGGCCGCGACCGTGCTGGGCGAGGCGGCGGCCGCCCCGGGGCGGCCGCGGCGCAGCCGGTCCGGGCGCAGGGGCACCCCTGCCCCACGGACCTGCCGCTCCTGCGGGACCCTGCTCGACACCGCGGCCGAGCGCAAGGTGGGGCGCTGCTCCGCCTGCCCGCCCACCTACGACGAGGCGGTCTTCGAGGCGCTGAGGGCGTGGCGCAAGCAGGTCGCGGCCGAGGCGGGGGTGCCCGCCTTCGTGGTCTTCACCGACGCCACCCTGACCGCCATCGCGGAGTCGGTCCCCGCCGACCGGTCGGCCCTCCAGCAGATCTCCGGCGTCGGCGCGCGCAAGCTCGAGCTCTACGGCGACGGCGTGCTCGAGGTGCTCCGCCGGGAGTCCGCGCAGGGTTCCTGA